A single region of the Massilia sp. erpn genome encodes:
- a CDS encoding response regulator produces the protein MRILLVEDHTELQHWLAKALRDAHLSVECADNGADADALLHTQEYALLILDLTLPKMDGLEVLKRLRARGGARGKTPVLILTARGGLEDRVQGLNLGADDYLAKPFELAELEARVKALLRRSQGSETLVYQCGELSFDTVTRMFSYFGTVLNLTPREHAVLETLITRSGRAVSKEKLFDEVFSLADDANLDAIELYIHRVRKKLERPEDGAAAITTLRGIGYLLQPRNTPA, from the coding sequence ATGCGTATCCTGTTGGTTGAAGACCACACCGAACTGCAACACTGGCTGGCCAAAGCCTTGCGCGACGCCCACCTCAGCGTGGAATGCGCCGACAACGGCGCCGATGCCGACGCCCTGCTGCATACGCAGGAATATGCGCTGCTCATCCTCGATCTGACGCTACCCAAAATGGATGGGCTGGAAGTGCTCAAGCGCCTGCGCGCCCGCGGCGGCGCGCGCGGCAAGACGCCGGTGCTGATCCTGACCGCGCGCGGCGGCCTGGAAGACCGGGTGCAGGGACTGAACCTGGGCGCCGACGACTATCTGGCCAAGCCCTTCGAACTGGCCGAGCTGGAAGCGCGCGTGAAAGCGCTGCTGCGCCGCAGTCAGGGCAGCGAAACCCTGGTCTATCAATGCGGGGAACTCAGCTTCGACACCGTCACGCGCATGTTCAGCTACTTCGGCACGGTGCTGAACCTGACGCCGCGCGAACATGCGGTGCTGGAGACCTTGATCACCCGCAGCGGCCGCGCCGTCTCCAAGGAAAAGCTGTTCGACGAAGTCTTCTCGCTGGCCGACGACGCCAATCTGGATGCGATCGAGCTGTATATCCACCGCGTGCGCAAGAAGCTGGAAAGGCCGGAAGACGGCGCGGCGGCGATCACCACGCTGCGCGGCATCGGTTATCTGCTGCAGCCGCGCAATACGCCGGCCTGA
- a CDS encoding ABC transporter ATP-binding protein, which yields MNELTVSDLHLDYGSGAHANPILKGVSMHLQKGEVVALLGPSGSGKTTLLRAVAGLESPKQGCIDIGERRVFDGERNYEMPAEQRNLGLVFQSYALWPHKTVAENVAYGLKLRRMASAEIAQRVSEVLKQLGLGHLGERYPHQLSGGQQQRVAIARALVYNPPVILLDEPLSNLDAKLREEARAFLRELIVRLGLSALMVTHDQDEAMAISDRILLLNNGRIEQQGTPQSMYETPDTLFTAEFMGSNNRLPAKLLQREGSAVRIEVGGAVLQATARGTNSGSEIAPLIRVEDVRVSSTPADNALQLGLSTCMYLGDRWECLFKSAAGDIALRAHSKYRLQPGSYWLQMPADRLWVF from the coding sequence ATGAATGAACTGACCGTCAGCGACCTGCATCTGGACTACGGCAGCGGCGCGCATGCGAATCCCATCCTGAAGGGCGTCTCCATGCATCTGCAGAAGGGCGAGGTAGTGGCTTTGCTCGGTCCCTCGGGCAGCGGCAAGACCACCCTGCTGCGCGCCGTGGCCGGACTGGAAAGCCCGAAGCAGGGCTGCATCGATATCGGCGAGCGCCGCGTCTTCGACGGCGAACGCAATTACGAGATGCCGGCCGAGCAGCGCAATCTGGGCCTGGTGTTCCAGTCCTATGCGTTGTGGCCGCACAAGACGGTAGCCGAGAACGTGGCCTATGGCCTCAAGCTGCGCCGCATGGCTAGTGCGGAAATCGCCCAGCGCGTGAGCGAGGTGCTCAAGCAGCTGGGCCTGGGCCATCTGGGCGAGCGCTATCCGCACCAGTTGTCCGGAGGCCAGCAGCAGCGCGTGGCGATCGCGCGCGCCCTGGTCTACAACCCGCCTGTGATCCTGCTGGACGAGCCGCTGTCGAACCTGGACGCCAAGCTGCGCGAGGAGGCGCGCGCTTTCCTGCGCGAGCTGATCGTTCGCCTCGGCCTCTCGGCCCTGATGGTGACGCACGACCAGGACGAGGCCATGGCGATTTCCGACCGCATTCTGCTGCTCAATAACGGCAGGATCGAGCAGCAAGGCACGCCGCAAAGCATGTATGAAACGCCGGACACCCTGTTCACGGCTGAATTCATGGGTAGTAACAACCGCCTGCCGGCCAAGCTGCTGCAGCGCGAGGGCAGCGCGGTGCGCATCGAGGTGGGCGGTGCGGTGCTGCAGGCCACGGCGCGCGGCACCAATAGCGGCAGCGAGATCGCGCCCCTGATCCGGGTCGAGGATGTGCGCGTTAGCAGCACGCCGGCGGACAATGCCCTGCAACTGGGCCTGTCCACCTGCATGTATCTGGGCGACCGCTGGGAATGCCTGTTCAAGAGCGCGGCGGGTGATATTGCCTTGCGCGCCCACAGCAAATACCGCCTGCAGCCGGGGAGTTATTGGCTGCAGATGCCGGCCGATCGCCTCTGGGTCTTTTGA
- a CDS encoding iron ABC transporter permease: MHTASLGKPPILNLNWPRGLVAALTALAIFVPLFLIFYQSFLSAPFFMPGKELGLEAYRFIFDDPDFIMAFKNGLMLATGLALIAVPLGGMLAFLMVRTDLPGRSWIAPMLLVPIFVSPMVMGFGYVVAMGPVGFYSTWVKELLGFIPWNIYSFTSIVVIAGLTHVPHVYLYASSALKSLGSDVEEAARVAGASPLQVMFNVSLPMIMPALAYAGVLVFFLGFEVFGLVLVLGDPEGHLVLPTYLYKLTNKLGTPSYHLMAAVAVCLVMVTMPLVMLQRRLLKSANKYVSIKGKGARSKAMPLGQWKWLAFALLAAWLLFTIILPISGIALRSFVQYWGEGVKLADVLTLQHFRDIFEQPALIRGIVNTILIGVIGGGLAVLCYSFIALAMHRKQDLVARLLDYSVLVPRAVPGLLAGLSFLWVFLFVPSWLDGMLKGMDNGLALWLSEHLIPALRSLRSTIFAVWLAYSVVWMAYGMRLISTALLQVGPELEEAARAVGARRGQVTRDVTLPLIKYGLLGAWLMIFLIFEREYSTGVYLLSPGTEVIGAMLVSLWAGGSTDLVAALSFINITLVAIGLGIALRFGVKLHN, translated from the coding sequence ATGCATACCGCAAGCCTGGGCAAGCCGCCCATACTCAATCTGAACTGGCCGCGCGGCCTGGTGGCGGCGCTGACAGCGCTCGCCATCTTCGTGCCGCTGTTCCTGATCTTTTACCAGAGCTTCCTCTCCGCGCCTTTCTTCATGCCGGGCAAGGAGCTGGGACTGGAAGCCTACCGCTTCATCTTCGACGATCCCGACTTCATCATGGCCTTCAAGAATGGCCTGATGCTGGCCACGGGCCTGGCACTGATTGCCGTGCCGCTGGGCGGCATGCTGGCCTTCCTCATGGTGCGCACCGACCTGCCGGGCCGCAGCTGGATCGCGCCCATGCTGCTGGTGCCGATCTTCGTTTCGCCCATGGTGATGGGCTTCGGCTATGTGGTGGCGATGGGACCGGTGGGCTTCTATTCCACCTGGGTCAAGGAGCTGCTCGGCTTCATCCCCTGGAATATCTACTCATTCACCAGCATCGTCGTGATCGCAGGCCTGACCCATGTGCCGCACGTCTACCTCTACGCATCGTCCGCGCTGAAAAGCCTGGGGTCGGACGTGGAAGAGGCAGCGCGCGTGGCGGGCGCCTCGCCGTTGCAGGTGATGTTCAATGTTTCGCTGCCGATGATCATGCCGGCCCTGGCTTATGCCGGCGTGCTGGTGTTCTTCCTCGGCTTCGAAGTTTTCGGCCTGGTGCTGGTGCTGGGCGATCCGGAGGGCCATCTGGTGCTGCCCACCTATTTGTACAAGCTGACCAACAAGCTTGGCACGCCGTCCTACCATCTGATGGCCGCCGTCGCCGTCTGCCTAGTGATGGTGACGATGCCGCTGGTGATGCTGCAGCGCCGCCTGCTGAAATCGGCCAATAAGTACGTGTCGATCAAGGGCAAGGGCGCGCGCAGCAAGGCCATGCCGCTGGGGCAGTGGAAGTGGCTGGCCTTCGCCCTGCTGGCGGCCTGGCTGCTGTTCACCATCATCCTGCCGATTTCCGGCATCGCGCTGCGCTCCTTCGTGCAGTACTGGGGCGAGGGCGTGAAGCTGGCCGACGTGCTGACCCTGCAGCACTTCCGCGACATCTTCGAGCAGCCCGCGCTGATACGCGGCATCGTCAACACCATCCTGATCGGCGTGATCGGCGGCGGCCTGGCGGTACTGTGCTACAGCTTCATTGCGCTGGCCATGCACCGCAAGCAGGATCTGGTGGCGCGCCTGCTCGATTACAGCGTGCTGGTGCCGCGCGCCGTACCTGGCCTGCTGGCTGGCCTGTCCTTCCTGTGGGTTTTCCTCTTCGTGCCAAGCTGGCTGGATGGCATGCTGAAGGGCATGGACAACGGCCTGGCCCTCTGGCTCAGCGAGCATCTGATTCCGGCCCTGCGTTCGCTGCGCTCGACCATCTTCGCCGTCTGGCTGGCTTACTCGGTGGTGTGGATGGCTTACGGCATGCGCCTGATCTCCACCGCGCTGCTGCAGGTCGGCCCCGAGCTGGAGGAGGCGGCGCGCGCGGTCGGCGCCCGCCGCGGCCAGGTGACGCGCGACGTCACGCTGCCGCTCATCAAATACGGTCTGCTGGGCGCCTGGCTGATGATTTTCCTGATCTTTGAACGCGAATACTCCACCGGCGTGTATCTGCTGTCCCCTGGCACTGAGGTGATCGGCGCCATGCTGGTGTCGCTGTGGGCGGGCGGTTCCACCGATCTGGTGGCGGCCCTTTCCTTCATCAACATTACGCTGGTCGCCATCGGCCTGGGTATCGCGCTGCGCTTCGGCGTCAAGCTGCACAACTGA
- a CDS encoding ABC transporter substrate-binding protein produces MFKQTAIATAAILFAGAALAQVPAGYPADYQKIIDAARKEGKLVVYGATDSKATQPLIKDFNALYPGITVEYNDMNSTEVYNRFISEVAAGGNTADVMWSSAMDLQMRLASDGYALKYKSVEAPKVPGWSVWDDQAYGTTFEPAAIVYNKRLVDAKEVPQNHADFVKLIQQPKFKDKVTTYDIEKSGVGFMFMTQDAREFGKYIDLANAFGAAKVRVQSSTGTMMERISSGENLIGYNVLGSYALVRAKNDPSIGVVLPKDYTLVMSRVVFINKGAKNVNAAKLWLDYMLSHRGQTVIANDSRLYAIRADVTGETTSADLIKQIGKDNVKPVPVHPILLQFLGPAKRMAFLKQWKETAGKK; encoded by the coding sequence ATGTTCAAGCAAACCGCCATCGCCACCGCAGCCATCCTGTTCGCGGGCGCGGCCCTGGCCCAGGTTCCGGCCGGCTACCCTGCCGACTACCAGAAGATCATCGACGCGGCCAGGAAAGAGGGCAAGCTGGTGGTGTATGGCGCCACCGACAGCAAGGCCACCCAGCCGCTGATCAAGGATTTCAACGCCCTCTATCCCGGCATCACGGTCGAATACAACGATATGAATTCCACCGAGGTGTACAACCGCTTCATCTCGGAGGTGGCGGCGGGCGGCAATACGGCCGACGTGATGTGGTCCTCGGCCATGGACTTGCAGATGCGCCTGGCCTCGGATGGCTACGCGCTCAAATACAAATCAGTGGAAGCACCCAAGGTTCCCGGCTGGTCGGTGTGGGATGACCAGGCCTATGGCACGACCTTCGAGCCGGCCGCCATCGTCTACAACAAGCGTCTGGTCGATGCCAAGGAAGTGCCGCAGAATCACGCCGATTTCGTTAAGCTGATCCAGCAGCCCAAGTTCAAGGACAAGGTCACGACCTACGATATCGAAAAATCCGGCGTCGGCTTCATGTTCATGACCCAGGATGCGCGCGAGTTCGGCAAATACATCGACCTGGCCAATGCTTTCGGCGCGGCCAAGGTGCGCGTGCAATCCTCGACCGGCACCATGATGGAGCGCATCTCCTCCGGCGAAAACCTGATCGGCTACAACGTGCTGGGTTCCTACGCCCTGGTGCGCGCCAAGAACGATCCTTCGATCGGCGTGGTGCTGCCCAAGGATTACACCCTGGTGATGTCGCGCGTGGTCTTCATCAACAAGGGCGCCAAGAATGTGAACGCGGCCAAGCTGTGGCTGGACTATATGCTCTCGCACCGCGGCCAGACCGTGATCGCCAACGATTCCCGCCTGTACGCCATTCGCGCCGACGTCACGGGCGAAACCACATCGGCCGATCTGATCAAGCAGATCGGCAAGGACAATGTGAAGCCGGTGCCGGTCCATCCCATCCTGCTGCAATTCCTTGGCCCGGCCAAGCGCATGGCTTTCCTGAAGCAGTGGAAAGAAACCGCAGGCAAGAAGTAA
- a CDS encoding sensor histidine kinase, translating to MRALAALLRRKAGAPQALGSLRGQLLRWLLLPLILLEALNAVSVYRNALDAADMAYDRSLLASTRALAERVSIVGGKVVADVPYVALDSFETDTLGRIYYKVTGIRGETVSGYADLPPVPPNVPRSENYPALVRFYHADYNGQPIRIAALLQPVYDDTMRGIALIQVGETLDARRGLSNQILFDTLLWQAIVLAAAALLVWFAVRLVLRPLMRLKIAVESREVSDLSDLDPALVHKEVRPLVAAMNASMTRIQNLIAGQRRFIADASHQLRTPLTVLKTQAELAQRELERGKDGGNQATLREIVRSIAGTTDSTVHLANRLLMLARIEHSGGAAPEPVALRAMVQQVALEFALNAVNRRIDLALEGEQEAIVQGQALLLHELVANLVDNALRYTPSGGQVTLRVRQDGAGAMLEVEDSGPGIPAAEREKVFSPFYRASAALETNPGGAGLGLAIVRDIAELHRASLELDDAASGSGLLIRLRFPAN from the coding sequence ATGCGCGCGCTGGCCGCACTCTTGCGTCGCAAGGCGGGAGCACCGCAGGCACTGGGCAGCTTGCGCGGCCAGCTGCTGCGCTGGCTGCTGCTGCCGCTGATCCTGCTGGAAGCCTTGAACGCGGTATCGGTCTACCGCAATGCGCTCGACGCGGCCGATATGGCTTACGACCGCTCGCTGCTGGCCTCCACGCGGGCGCTGGCGGAACGGGTCTCCATCGTCGGCGGCAAGGTGGTGGCCGATGTGCCGTATGTGGCACTCGACAGCTTCGAGACCGACACCCTGGGCCGCATCTACTACAAAGTGACCGGGATACGCGGCGAGACCGTGTCCGGCTATGCCGACCTGCCGCCGGTGCCGCCGAATGTGCCGCGTTCGGAAAACTATCCGGCGCTGGTGCGCTTCTATCACGCCGACTACAACGGCCAGCCTATCCGCATCGCCGCCCTGCTGCAGCCGGTGTACGACGATACCATGCGCGGCATCGCCCTGATCCAGGTCGGCGAAACGCTCGATGCGCGGCGCGGCCTGTCCAACCAGATCCTGTTCGACACCCTGCTGTGGCAGGCCATCGTGCTGGCTGCCGCCGCCCTCCTGGTGTGGTTTGCCGTGCGCCTGGTGCTGCGGCCGCTGATGCGGCTGAAGATCGCGGTTGAGTCGCGCGAGGTATCCGACCTCTCCGATCTCGATCCCGCCTTGGTGCACAAAGAGGTGCGGCCGCTGGTGGCGGCCATGAACGCCTCGATGACGCGCATCCAGAACCTGATCGCCGGCCAGCGCCGCTTTATCGCCGACGCCTCGCATCAGTTACGCACGCCGCTGACGGTGCTGAAAACCCAGGCCGAGCTGGCGCAGCGCGAACTGGAACGTGGGAAGGACGGCGGCAACCAGGCCACGCTGCGCGAAATCGTGCGCAGCATCGCCGGCACCACCGACTCCACCGTCCATCTGGCAAATCGCCTGCTGATGCTGGCGCGCATAGAACACAGCGGCGGCGCAGCCCCTGAGCCGGTGGCCTTGCGCGCCATGGTGCAGCAGGTGGCGCTGGAATTCGCGCTGAACGCCGTCAACCGCCGCATCGATCTGGCACTGGAGGGCGAGCAGGAAGCCATCGTGCAGGGACAAGCCTTATTGCTGCACGAGCTGGTGGCCAATCTGGTGGATAACGCCTTGCGCTACACGCCGTCCGGCGGCCAGGTGACCCTGCGCGTGCGCCAGGATGGCGCCGGCGCGATGCTGGAGGTGGAGGACAGCGGCCCCGGCATCCCCGCCGCCGAAAGGGAAAAAGTGTTCTCGCCCTTCTACCGCGCCAGCGCCGCGCTGGAAACCAATCCCGGTGGGGCGGGCCTCGGTCTGGCCATCGTGCGCGACATCGCCGAGCTGCACCGCGCCAGCCTGGAACTGGACGATGCGGCATCCGGCAGCGGCCTGCTTATCCGCCTGCGTTTCCCGGCGAACTGA
- a CDS encoding sensor histidine kinase, which produces MAGLATLRVRFWMRWSTRTRLLLITVLPVTAMCLTLVWYSYQSRQNEVRAELAERGLLLARVLADGSEFGLGTGRYQELRQTLEGVAQSDASIYRVAVFDAAHKELLRVDGRAGGQPETRLYEAAVLKRLIWVSMPDLRAAPPAPPGRSVETIGYVRVTMSPTRLLARQENRFYLELLVAVAGLLVCGLLAARMAQGFDASLQASLRALREADAEKRRLIRRVNGAVEEERKSIALEIHDELNATLIAVRLEAQGIAGLARQEQATAETGAQAASPRLALIESKAQSIIKLALGLYNSGRTLVRRLRPEMLDMLGLQGAAEEMVRHYDEAHPSCCFGFVADGDFSKLDGAMAISAYRIIQEALSNIVKHAQASRATVVLALRDGSLHIEVRDNGRGFDPAQKAEGIGIVGMRERVAAFEGCFELHSGSEGSTVEASLPLKGGAALSSPGNAGG; this is translated from the coding sequence ATGGCGGGCCTTGCCACCTTGCGCGTCCGCTTCTGGATGCGCTGGAGCACGCGCACCCGCCTGCTGCTGATCACCGTGCTGCCGGTGACGGCCATGTGCCTGACCCTGGTCTGGTACAGCTACCAGTCGCGTCAGAACGAGGTGCGCGCCGAACTGGCCGAGCGCGGCCTGCTGCTGGCGCGCGTGCTGGCTGACGGCAGCGAGTTTGGCCTGGGCACCGGACGCTATCAGGAATTGCGCCAGACGCTGGAAGGCGTGGCGCAGTCCGACGCCAGCATCTACCGCGTGGCGGTGTTCGATGCTGCGCACAAGGAGCTGCTGCGCGTCGATGGACGCGCAGGCGGCCAGCCGGAAACCCGCTTGTATGAGGCGGCGGTGCTCAAGCGTCTGATCTGGGTCAGCATGCCGGACCTGCGCGCGGCACCCCCCGCGCCGCCGGGACGTTCGGTCGAGACGATCGGCTATGTGCGGGTCACGATGTCGCCAACGCGCCTGCTGGCGCGACAGGAAAACCGTTTCTATCTGGAGCTGCTGGTGGCCGTGGCGGGGCTGCTGGTCTGCGGCCTGCTGGCAGCGCGCATGGCGCAGGGTTTCGATGCCTCGCTGCAGGCCTCGCTGCGGGCCTTACGCGAGGCCGATGCGGAAAAGCGCCGCTTGATCCGCCGGGTGAATGGCGCGGTGGAGGAGGAGCGCAAGAGCATCGCGCTGGAAATCCACGATGAGCTGAACGCCACCTTGATCGCGGTGCGGCTGGAAGCGCAGGGCATTGCCGGACTGGCGCGCCAGGAGCAGGCCACTGCAGAGACTGGGGCGCAGGCAGCCAGTCCGCGCTTGGCGCTCATCGAAAGCAAGGCGCAATCGATCATCAAGCTGGCGCTGGGCCTATACAACAGCGGCCGCACCCTGGTGCGCCGCCTGCGGCCCGAGATGCTGGACATGCTGGGCCTGCAAGGCGCGGCCGAGGAAATGGTGCGCCACTATGACGAGGCGCATCCGTCCTGCTGCTTCGGCTTTGTCGCCGACGGCGATTTTTCAAAGCTCGATGGCGCGATGGCGATATCCGCCTACCGCATCATTCAGGAAGCGCTGTCGAATATCGTCAAGCACGCGCAGGCCAGTCGCGCCACGGTGGTGCTGGCGCTGCGCGATGGCAGCCTGCATATCGAGGTGCGCGACAATGGCCGCGGCTTCGATCCGGCGCAAAAGGCCGAAGGTATCGGCATCGTCGGCATGCGCGAACGCGTGGCGGCGTTCGAGGGATGCTTTGAGCTGCATAGCGGCAGCGAGGGCAGCACGGTCGAGGCCAGCCTGCCGCTCAAGGGCGGCGCCGCTCTCAGTTCGCCGGGAAACGCAGGCGGATAA
- a CDS encoding porin: protein MKRTSITLAVLAAAAAAALSGGAHAQSNVQIYGLLDTGVDYSSDAKPGGGSMTRVSSGGMNTSRWGLRGTEDLGGGLKAVFQLEGGILMDTGAMDGTLFRRQANVGLEGRYGRLVLGRSFTSVYDTVIQFDPMGFAPFYSWATTGNATGPSKYGMTTGFDNMVKYSGSTGAFKYGVSYGFGEQTGSARDGAKIASAVSYSANGLGLMATWERVNGNTVVATGRRDQTTVYHLGGNYETGPFKFTLAGRNYRTESGKDATPDVKATTYWTGLAYKPVENVTLTGAIYYVDVKNVAAGKDADPIMYVARYRYAASKRTDLYATLAYAKAKHGQLVGLSRDDAGFGASQRGLILGIQHRF from the coding sequence GTGAAAAGAACTTCCATCACCTTGGCCGTGCTGGCGGCAGCGGCAGCGGCCGCGCTCAGCGGCGGCGCGCATGCGCAATCGAATGTGCAGATCTATGGTCTGCTCGATACCGGCGTCGATTACTCGTCCGATGCGAAGCCGGGCGGCGGCTCCATGACCCGCGTCAGCTCAGGCGGCATGAACACCTCGCGCTGGGGCTTGCGCGGCACGGAAGATCTGGGCGGCGGCCTGAAAGCCGTGTTCCAGCTGGAGGGCGGCATCCTGATGGATACCGGCGCCATGGACGGCACGCTGTTCCGCCGCCAGGCCAATGTCGGCCTGGAAGGGCGTTATGGCCGCCTTGTGCTGGGCCGCTCCTTCACCAGTGTCTATGACACCGTGATCCAGTTCGACCCGATGGGCTTTGCGCCTTTCTATTCCTGGGCGACGACCGGCAACGCCACTGGCCCCAGCAAATACGGCATGACCACCGGCTTTGACAATATGGTCAAGTACTCCGGCAGCACGGGCGCCTTTAAATACGGAGTTTCCTACGGCTTCGGCGAGCAGACGGGCAGTGCCCGCGATGGCGCCAAGATCGCCAGCGCCGTCAGCTACAGCGCCAATGGCCTGGGCCTGATGGCGACCTGGGAACGCGTCAACGGCAATACCGTCGTCGCCACCGGCCGCCGCGACCAGACCACGGTCTACCACCTGGGCGGCAACTACGAAACAGGCCCGTTCAAATTCACCCTGGCCGGCCGCAATTACCGCACCGAGTCCGGCAAGGATGCCACGCCCGACGTGAAAGCCACGACCTACTGGACCGGCCTGGCCTACAAGCCGGTGGAGAACGTCACGCTGACGGGCGCCATCTACTACGTCGATGTGAAGAACGTCGCCGCCGGCAAGGACGCCGATCCGATCATGTATGTGGCGCGCTACCGCTACGCCGCCTCCAAGCGCACCGACCTGTATGCCACGCTGGCTTACGCCAAGGCCAAGCACGGCCAGTTGGTCGGCCTGTCGCGCGACGATGCCGGCTTCGGCGCCAGCCAGCGCGGCCTGATACTGGGCATCCAGCACCGCTTCTAA
- a CDS encoding tripartite tricarboxylate transporter substrate binding protein, whose product MNSAAIAFVTATAAGLLAGGAAHAAGVECIVPSKPGGAMDLTCKLARKGLQLLPQQEQRPMRISYLPGGIGAVAWHSLVSQRRAEPDTLVAFSGGSLLNLAQGKFGKAKADDVRWVAALGADYGMIAVRADSPYKTLAELLAALKKHPQKVLIGVSGTIGSQDWLKIAMLGRAAGIDPKSLRFVALEGGGEAFTAMQANYVQVVSGDASEASLQGKGIRVLAVLSEQRLPGALAAAPTAREQGYELVWPVIRGVWMGPQVAEADYRQWVARFDTMLASPEYAQQRAASGLYPFSLTGQALSDYVKKAVDDYGKRASQFGLMR is encoded by the coding sequence ATGAATAGCGCTGCCATCGCGTTTGTCACCGCTACCGCCGCCGGCCTACTGGCGGGCGGTGCCGCCCATGCCGCTGGCGTGGAGTGCATCGTGCCGTCCAAGCCGGGCGGCGCGATGGACCTGACCTGCAAGCTGGCGCGCAAGGGGCTGCAGCTGCTGCCGCAGCAGGAGCAGCGGCCCATGCGCATCAGCTATCTGCCGGGCGGCATCGGCGCCGTGGCTTGGCACTCGCTGGTGTCGCAGCGGCGCGCCGAGCCGGACACCCTGGTGGCGTTTTCCGGCGGCTCCTTGCTAAATCTGGCCCAGGGCAAGTTCGGCAAGGCCAAGGCGGACGATGTACGCTGGGTGGCCGCGCTGGGCGCGGACTACGGCATGATCGCCGTGCGCGCCGATTCGCCATACAAGACCTTGGCCGAGCTGCTGGCCGCGCTGAAAAAGCATCCGCAGAAGGTGCTGATCGGCGTCAGCGGTACGATCGGCAGCCAGGACTGGCTCAAGATCGCAATGCTGGGCCGTGCCGCCGGCATCGATCCCAAGAGCCTGCGCTTTGTGGCGCTGGAAGGCGGCGGCGAGGCCTTCACCGCCATGCAGGCCAATTATGTGCAGGTGGTGTCGGGCGACGCCTCCGAAGCGAGCCTGCAGGGCAAGGGCATACGCGTGCTGGCCGTGCTGTCGGAGCAGCGCCTGCCTGGCGCCTTGGCCGCCGCGCCCACCGCGCGCGAGCAGGGCTACGAATTAGTATGGCCGGTGATCCGTGGCGTCTGGATGGGGCCACAGGTGGCGGAAGCCGATTACCGTCAATGGGTCGCCCGCTTCGACACCATGCTGGCCAGTCCCGAATACGCGCAACAGCGCGCCGCCTCCGGCCTCTATCCCTTCAGCCTGACCGGACAGGCACTCAGCGATTACGTGAAAAAAGCCGTGGACGACTACGGCAAGCGCGCCAGCCAGTTTGGCTTGATGCGCTGA
- a CDS encoding beta-ketoacyl synthase chain length factor translates to MRVQSVSFSIAAHAAWAPGLCSPEAWLDWSASPFRIEGAAEPAVRAMPPMLRRRAAPLGKMALEAAYACLGEQRGIPMVFSSRHGDVARAVELLGQLAHGETLSPAAFGMAVHNATAGLFSIARSERANHVALAAGASSLEHAVIEACGLLADGAPQVLLVVADCPLPEVFGAFADCDEQPFAFAWLLEPAAAGGLRLSWEGCAEPDATHADVQQGPGELDVLRFFLARQTELTRQAERRRWHWQRDV, encoded by the coding sequence ATGCGTGTTCAGTCAGTTTCTTTTTCCATTGCGGCGCATGCCGCGTGGGCGCCGGGTCTATGCTCGCCGGAGGCATGGCTGGACTGGAGCGCGTCGCCATTTCGCATAGAAGGCGCGGCCGAACCGGCCGTGCGCGCCATGCCGCCCATGCTGCGCCGCCGTGCCGCGCCGCTGGGCAAGATGGCGCTGGAGGCGGCCTATGCCTGCCTGGGCGAACAGCGCGGCATTCCCATGGTATTCAGTTCGCGCCACGGCGACGTGGCGCGCGCGGTGGAGCTGCTGGGCCAATTGGCGCACGGCGAAACACTGTCGCCGGCGGCTTTCGGCATGGCGGTGCATAACGCCACGGCCGGCCTGTTTTCCATCGCGCGCAGCGAGCGCGCCAACCACGTGGCGCTGGCCGCCGGCGCCAGTTCGCTGGAGCATGCGGTGATCGAAGCATGCGGCCTGCTGGCCGACGGCGCGCCGCAGGTGCTACTGGTGGTCGCCGATTGCCCTTTGCCCGAAGTGTTCGGCGCGTTCGCCGATTGCGACGAACAGCCTTTCGCCTTTGCCTGGCTGCTGGAGCCAGCGGCGGCGGGAGGCTTGCGCCTGTCGTGGGAAGGTTGCGCCGAACCGGACGCCACTCATGCCGATGTGCAGCAAGGCCCGGGTGAACTCGATGTACTGCGCTTTTTCCTGGCGCGGCAAACGGAATTGACGCGGCAGGCGGAACGCCGCCGCTGGCACTGGCAGCGCGATGTTTGA